From a region of the Hippopotamus amphibius kiboko isolate mHipAmp2 chromosome 3, mHipAmp2.hap2, whole genome shotgun sequence genome:
- the UTP3 gene encoding something about silencing protein 10 yields MVGRSRRRGAAKWAAVRAKAGRDPAGENDGNLESPPSPGDSSYYQDKVDDFHEARSRAALAKGWSEVESGDEEEDGEEEEVLALDVADEDSEDGESVGDEDDDDDGGSSMQSEAETSMDPSLSWGQRKKLYYDTDYGSKSRGRQSQQEVEEEEREEEEEAQLIQRRLAQALQEDDFGVTWVEAFAKPVPQVNEAETRVVKDLTKLSVKEKMKMLRKESPELLELIDDLKVKLTEVKDELEPLLHLVEQKIIPPGKGSQYLRTKYNLYLNYCSNISFYLILKARRVPAHGHPVIERLVTYRNLINKLAVVDQKLSSEIRHLLTLKDGAGKKELILKAKSTKAKPKSVSAAAATSAVTDLSDDSDFDEEAALKYYKEMEDRQKLKRKKEENSTEEQALEDQNAKRAITYQIAKNRGLTPRRKKIDRNPRVKHREKFRRAKIRRRGQVREVRREQQRYSGELSGIRAGVKKSIKLK; encoded by the coding sequence ATGGTGGGGAGATCCCGACGGCGCGGAGCGGCCAAGTGGGCAGCTGTGCGAGCTAAGGCTGGTCGCGACCCAGCGGGCGAAAATGATGGCAATTTGGAATCTCCACCCTCACCAGGGGACTCCAGCTATTACCAAGATAAGGTAGATGATTTCCATGAGGCCCGATCTCGGGCCGCCTTGGCTAAGGGCTGGAGCGAAGTAGAGAGTGGGGACGAGGAGGAGGAtggcgaggaggaggaggtgctTGCCCTAGATGTTGCCGATGAGGACAGTGAAGATGGAGAGAGTGTGGGGGATGAGGATGACGATGATGATGGTGGGAGCTCCATGCAGAGTGAGGCTGAGACCTCGATGGATCCCAGTTTGTCGTGGGGTCAGAGGAAGAAACTTTATTACGACACGGACTATGGTTCCAAGTCCCGAGGCCGGCAGAGTCAACAAGAagtagaggaagaggaaagagaggaggaggaggaggcgcaGCTCATTCAGCGGCGCTTAGCCCAAGCTCTGCAAGAGGACGATTTTGGAGTTACCTGGGTGGAGGCCTTTGCAAAACCAGTACCTCAGGTAAATGAGGCTGAGACACGGGTCGTGAAGGATTTGACGAAACTTTCAGTGAAAGAGAAGATGAAGATGCTGAGAAAGGAATCACCAGAGCTTTTGGAGCTGATAGATGACCTGAAAGTTAAGTTGACAGAGGTGAAGGATGAACTGGAGCCATTGCTACATTTGGTGGAGCAAAAGATCATTCCACCTGGAAAAGGAAGCCAATACCTGAGGACCAAATACAACCTCTATTTGAACTACTGCTCCAACATCAGTTTTTATCTGATCCTCAAAGCTAGGAGAGTCCCTGCACATGGACATCCTGTCATAGAAAGGCTTGTTACCTACCGAAATTTGATCAACAAACTGGCAGTTGTGGATCAGAAGCTGTCCTCGGAGATTCGTCATCTACTCACACTTAAAGATGGTGCTGGAAAGAAAGAACTGATTCTAAAAGCAAAATCCACAAAGGCCAAGCCAAAATctgtttctgctgctgctgctacctcTGCTGTTACAGACCTTTCTGATGATTCTGATTTTGATGAAGAAGCTGCACTGAAATActataaagaaatggaagacagacaaaaattgaagagaaagaaagaagaaaatagtacTGAAGAACAGGCTCTTGAAGATCAAAATGCGAAGAGAGCCATTACTTACCAGATTGCTAAAAACAGGGGACTTACACCTCGGAGAAAGAAGATTGATCGGAATCCCAGAGTGAAACACCGGGAGAAGTTCCGAAGAGCCAAAATTCGCAGAAGAGGCCAGGTTCGTGAAGTTCGTAGAGAACAGCAGCGTTATAGTGGTGAACTATCTGGCATTCGTGCAGGAGTTAAAAAGAGCATTAAgcttaaataa